A genome region from Sciurus carolinensis chromosome 19, mSciCar1.2, whole genome shotgun sequence includes the following:
- the Lrrn1 gene encoding leucine-rich repeat neuronal protein 1 — protein sequence MAGVSLLAAACQLLLGLLVLSLTESSIQNSECPQLCVCEIRPWFTPQSTYREATTVDCNDLRLTRIPGNLSSDTQVLLLQSNNIAKTVDELQQLFNLTELDFSQNNFTNIKEVGLANLTQLTTLHLEENQITEMTDHCLQDLSNLQELYINHNQISTISANAFSGLKNLLRLHLNSNKLKVIDSRWFDSTPNLEILMIGENPVIGILDMNFKPLSNLRSLVLAGMYLTDIPGNALVGLDSLESLSFYDNKLVKVPQLALQKVPNLKFLDLNKNPIHKIQEGDFKNMLRLKELGINNMGELVSVDRYALDNLPELTKLEATNNPKLSYIHRLAFRSVPALESLMLNNNALNAVYQKTVESLPNLREISIHSNPLRCDCVIHWINSNKTNIRFMEPLSMFCAMPPEYRGQQVKEVIIQDSSEQCLPMISHDTFPNHLNMDIGTTVFLDCRAMAEPEPEIYWVTPIGNKITVDTLSEKFKLSSEGTLEIVNMQIEDSGRYTCVAQNVQGADTRVATIKVNGTLLDGTQVLKIYVKQTESHSILVSWKVNSNVMTSNLKWSSATMKIDNPHITYTARVPVDVHEYNLTHLQPSTDYEVCLTVSNIHQQTQKSCVNVTTKTAAFALDISDQETSTALAAVMGSMFAVISLASMAVYIAKRFKRKNYHHSLKKYMQKTSSIPLNELYPPLINLWEGDSEKDKDGSAEAKPTQVDTSRSYYMW from the coding sequence ATGGCGGGGGTGAGCCTGCTAGCAGCGGCTTGCCAACTGCTGCTGGGCTTGCTAGTGCTGTCATTAACTGAGTCTTCCATACAGAATAGTGAGTGTCCACAACTTTGTGTTTGTGAAATTCGGCCCTGGTTTACCCCACAGTCCACCTACAGAGAAGCCACCACGGTTGATTGTAACGATCTCCGCCTCACGAGGATTCCCGGCAACCTTTCTAGTGACACGCAAGTGCTCCTCTTACAGAGCAATAACATCGCTAAGACCGTAGATGAACTTCAACAGCTTTTCAACTTGACTGAGCTAGATTTCTCCCAAAACAACTTTACAAACATTAAGGAGGTAGGGCTGGCAAACTTGACCCAGCTCACCACTCTGCATTTGGAGGAAAATCAGATCACAGAGATGACTGATCACTGCCTGCAAGATCTCAGCAACCTTCAGGAACTCTACATCAACCACAACCAGATCAGCACTATCTCTGCTAATGCCTTTTCAggcttaaaaaatcttttaaggcTCCACCTGAATTCCAACAAATTGAAGGTTATTGATAGTCGCTGGTTTGATTCAACACCCAACCTGGAAATTCTTATGATTGGAGAGAACCCTGTGATTGGAATTTTGGATATGAACTTTAAACCCCTCTCGAATTTGAGAAGCTTAGTTTTGGCAGGAATGTATCTCACCGATATTCCTGGAAATGCCTTGGTGGGCCTGGATAGCCTCGAGAGCCTATCTTTTTATGATAATAAACTGGTCAAAGTCCCTCAACTTGCCCTGCAAAAAGTTCCAAATTTGAAATTCTTAGACCTCAACAAAAATCCCATTCACAAAATCCAAGAGGGGGACTTCAAAAACATGCTTCggttaaaagaactggggataaaCAACATGGGCGAACTTGTTTCTGTGGACCGCTATGCCCTGGATAACCTACCTGAACTCACAAAGCTGGAAGCCACCAATAACCCCAAATTATCCTACATCCACCGCTTGGCCTTCCGAAGCGTTCCCGCCCTGGAAAGCTTGATGCTGAACAACAACGCCTTGAATGCCGTTTACCAAAAGACCGTAGAGTCCCTTCCCAATCTGCGTGAGATCAGTATCCACAGCAATCCCTTGAGGTGTGACTGTGTCATCCACTGGATTAACTCCAACAAAACCAACATCCGCTTCATGGAGCCCTTGTCCATGTTCTGCGCCATGCCCCCCGAATACAGAGGGCAGCAGGTGAAGGAAGTCATAATCCAGGATTCCAGTGAACAGTGCCTGCCAATGATCTCTCACGACACATTTCCAAACCATTTAAACATGGATATCGGCACGACGGTTTTTCTAGACTGTCGGGCCATGGCCGAGCCAGAACCTGAAATTTACTGGGTCACTCCCATCGGAAATAAAATAACTGTGGATACCCTTTCGGAAAAATTCAAGTTAAGCAGTGAAGGCACCTTGGAAATAGTTAACATGCAGATCGAAGACTCGGGGAGATATACATGCGTGGCCCAGAATGTCCAAGGGGCAGACACTCGGGTGGCGACCATCAAGGTGAATGGAACCCTTCTGGATGGTACCCAGGTGTTGAAAATATATGTCAAGCAGACCGAATCTCATTCCATCTTAGTGTCCTGGAAGGTCAACTCCAATGTcatgacatcaaatttaaaatggtCATCCGCCACCATGAAGATTGACAACCCCCACATAACGTATACGGCCAGGGTCCCGGTCGATGTCCATGAGTACAACCTGACACATCTTCAGCCTTCTACAGATTATGAGGTGTGCCTCACAGTGTCCAACATCCATCAGCAGACCCAGAAGTCCTGCGTCAATGTCACAACCAAAACCGCCGCCTTCGCACTAGACATCTCTGATCAAGAAACCAGTACAGCCCTAGCCGCGGTCATGGGGTCCATGTTCGCCGTGATTAGCCTCGCCTCCATGGCAGTGTACATCGCCAAAAGATTCAAGAGGAAAAACTACCACCATTCACTGAAAAAGTATATGCAGAAAACCTCTTCCATCCCCTTGAACGAGCTGTACCCTCCGCTCATCAACCTGTGGGAAGGGGATAGCGAGAAAGACAAGGACGGTTCCGCAGAGGCCAAGCCAACCCAGGTCGACACATCCAGAAGCTACTACATGTGGTGA